A stretch of the Litorilinea aerophila genome encodes the following:
- a CDS encoding cold-shock protein: MTSERVTGTVKWFNDQKGYGFLSHDGGKDVFVHHSAIVAMGYRTLNEGDQVEFSIENGPKGPAAVNVQKI; this comes from the coding sequence ATGACTAGCGAACGTGTAACTGGCACCGTCAAGTGGTTCAACGATCAGAAGGGTTACGGCTTCCTCTCCCACGATGGTGGCAAAGATGTCTTTGTCCATCACTCTGCCATCGTTGCTATGGGCTATCGCACCTTGAATGAGGGCGACCAGGTCGAGTTCTCCATCGAGAACGGGCCTAAGGGCCCAGCAGCCGTCAACGTCCAGAAGATCTAA